In Melopsittacus undulatus isolate bMelUnd1 chromosome 20, bMelUnd1.mat.Z, whole genome shotgun sequence, a genomic segment contains:
- the PSMD4 gene encoding 26S proteasome non-ATPase regulatory subunit 4 encodes MVLESTMVCVDNSEYMRNGDFLPTRLQAQQDAVNIVCHSKTRSNPENNVGLITLANNCEVLTTLTPDTGRILSKLHTVQPKGKITFCTGIRVAHLALKHRQGKNHKMRIIAFVGSPVEDNEKDLVKLAKRLKKEKVNVDIINFGEEEANTDKLTAFINTLNGKDGTGSHLVTVPPGPSLADALISSPILAGEGGAMLGLGASDFEFGVDPSADPELALALRVSMEEQRQRQEEEARRAAAASAAEAGIAATAGDDSDDALLKMTITQQEFGRAGLPDLSSMTEEEQIAYAMQMSLQGAEFAQAEAAEVDSSTAMDTSEPAKEEDDYDVMQDPEFLQSVLENLPGVDPNNEAIRNAMGSLASQASKESKDKKEDEKK; translated from the exons TGTTGACAACAGCGAGTACATGAGGAACGGGGACTTCCTCCCCACCCGCCTGCAGGCCCAGCAGGACGCTGTCAACATCGTCTGCCACTCCAAGACCCGCAGCAACCCCGAGAACAACGTGGGGCTCATCACGTTGGCCAA TAACTGTGAGGTGTTGACCACGCTCACTCCGGACACGGGACGGATCCTTTCAAAGCTACACACGGTGCAGCCCAAAGGGAAGATCACCTTTTGCACAGGGATCAGAGTCGCTCAT CTGGCTCTGAAGCATCGCCAAGGCAAGAACCACAAGATGCGAATCATTGCCTTTGTGGGGAGCCCTGTGGAAGATAACGAGAAAGAT CTGGTGAAACTGGCGAAGCgtctgaagaaagagaaggtCAATGTGGACATCATCAATTTTGGAGAAGAG GAAGCCAACACAGACAAGCTGACTGCCTTCATCAACACCTTAAACGGCAAGGATGGCACCGGCTCCCACCTGGTGACGGTGCCACCAGGGCCCAGCCTGGCCGATGCCCTCATCAGCTCCCCCATCCTGGCTGGAGAGGGTGGTGCCATGCTGGGCCTCGGCGCCAGTGACTTCGAGTTTGGGGTGGACCCCAGTGCAGACCCGGAGCTGGCGCTG GCTCTGCGTGTCTCCAtggaggagcagaggcagcGGCAAGAGGAGGAGGCCAGGAGGGCTGCGGCTGCCTCTGCGGCTGAGGCTGGGATTGCAGCCACGGCTGGGGATG ATTCGGATGATGCTTTGCTGAAGATGACGATAACTCAGCAGGAGTTTGGCCGGGCTGGGCTGCCCGACCTCAGCAGCATGACGGAGGAGGAGCAGATTGCTTACGCCATGCAGATGtctctgcagggagcag AGTTTGCCCAGGCGGAGGCAGCAGAAGtggacagcagcacagccatggaCACCTCTGAACCCGCTAAG GAGGAGGATGACTATGACGTGATGCAGGACCCCGAGTTCCTGCAGAGCGTGCTGGAGAACCTGCCCGGCGTGGACCCCAACAACGAGGCCATCCGCAACGCCATGGGCTCGCTGGCCTCGCAGGCCTCCAAGGAGAGCAAGGACAAGAAGGAGGACGAGAAGAAGTGa
- the ZNF687 gene encoding zinc finger protein 687 — MGDMKTPDFDDLLAAFDIPDIDTNEAIHSGHEEADAHIKQVPGEPGPPDHVLPHTDITAVSVIVKNTVCPEQLDALDGRSKDGHVIGSRLLQNGFGATEMPRSPTSRSVEAVASSNGECWVKEKGPKPLDIFSHFSPDPNEDNTANLIDRPRECKAKEKSLAVPSLSPSPTLSLDCKEPMGESTENLPPAFPQPFESGQAGGAHGSPPAISCIKKEESDSEEVGREASPKGLAAALGDSPLEHLKSVTVRYSADDSPITSWPGSDPNLDSSTSNLPEVKHSPASPREPFFKPSSPVVQSPRLPTSTKHLDSIALKEEHEVLDKSMGSPQSMSSAEEEEEEEDNNNDSPSSNSSRPLKVRIKTIKTSCGSITRTVTRVSSDSEPGSTKGPPEHSSQETSLEGASFSASADKEEGIVLEVSKDKMELSSPLKSTEGPKIVSVQLGNGTKLKGTVLPVSTIQNASSAMLIAASVAQQKSMVLPAKTGKAVAKNIINLVPQTLPKADTRTSVSTVTQTSTITTTANQKVNGTTVVMVQPQKPSPTIAGTVISRSQSSLVEAFNKILNSKNLLPTYKPNLNPPADASLTLPPFGYRCLECGDAFALEKSLARHYDRRSMRIEVTCNHCTKRLVFFNKCSLLLHAREHKDKGLVMQCSHLVMRPIALDQMIGQPDITPLVSVTSFPAGKVTGVAQDTLATANGAQDLPILPLSNSSEQTNYSCFRCLECKEQCKDKAGLAAHFQQAVSTGTSSSTVCTTCPMIMSNRCSFNAHQRIHKNRPPHVCPECGGNFLLANFEAHLKDACLHFSRRVGYRCPSCAVVFGGVNSIKSHIQTSHCEVFHKCPICPMAFKSAPSAHAHVYTQHPGFSNQQSKMIYKCAMCDTVFTHKPLLSSHFDQHLLNQRVSVFKCPDCPLLFAQKRTMLEHLKNTHQPQKPKEDLAKKASILLTPKQEPLETPVSKMSESSSSSTEEDEPPSSPELRKTKRSRFQRKTVNKSKGSGWTCGVCHSWFPERDEYVSHMKKDHGKSVKKFPCHLCERSFCSAPSLRRHVRVNHEGIKRVYPCRYCTEGKRTFSSRLILEKHIQVRHGIKVTDQAKSQEVVIARIGTGTMQASGRKRKLSSDDGDSCSEEPDSTTPPSKTSKGDRKAPLRCRKCGYLASSSADFQEHIPQHRTDESSHQCRECGLCFTSQVSLNRHRFITHKKKKGAGELEQPGPRSPLEGGAPHAGDGKLSCKVCGRCFDSQLNLKTHFRTHGMAFIRARQNASPEN; from the exons ATGGGGGACATGAAAACTCCGGATTTCGATGACCTGCTGGCAGCTTTTGATATCCCTGACATTGACACAAACGAAGCCATCCATTCTGGCCATGAGGAAGCGGATGCTCACATCAAGCAAGTCCCTGGAGAGCCGGGACCCCCTGACCAtgtcctgccccacacagaCATCACTGCTGTCAGTGTGATCGTGAAGAACACGGTGTGCCCCGAGCAGCTCGATGCCCTGGATGGGCGCAGCAAAGACGGGCACGTCATTGGCTCCCGCTTGCTGCAGAATGGCTTTGGGGCCACCGAGATGCCCAGATCCCCCACCTCCAGGTCTGTGGAAGCTGTAGCCTCCTCCAACGGGGAGTGTTGGGTGAAGGAAAAAGGCCCCAAGCCCCTGGATATCTTTTCCCATTTTAGCCCCGATCCCAATGAAGACAACACTGCCAACCTGATTGACAGACCCCGGGAGTGCAAGGCCAAAGAGAAGTCCCTTGCTGTgccctccctctccccatctcCCACCCTGTCCCTGGACTGCAAAGAGCCCATGGGAGAGAGCACGGAGAACCTGCCCCCGGCTTTCCCGCAGCCCTTTGAAAGCGGCCAGGCCGGGGGTGCCCATGGCTCCCCTCCTGCCATCTCCTGCATCAAGAAGGAGGAGTCTGACTCGGAGGAGGTGGGCCGCGAAGCCAGCCCAAAGGGTTTGGCTGCAGCCTTGGGGGACAGCCCCTTGGAGCACCTGAAATCAGTCACCGTGCGCTACTCCGCGGATGATTCTCCCATCACGTCCTGGCCTGGATCAGACCCGAACCTggacagcagcaccagcaaCCTTCCTGAAGTGAAGCACTCACCCGCCAGCCCCCGGGAGCCCTTCTTCAAGCCCTCCTCCCCAGTGGTACAAAGCCCCAGGCTCCCCACGTCTACGAAGCACCTGGACAGCATCGCCCTCAAAGAAGAGCATGAAGTTCTGGACAAGTCCATGGGAAGTCCGCAGAGCATGTCCagtgctgaggaggaggaggaggaagaagacaaCAACAATGATTCCCCTTCCTCCAACTCCTCACGGCCCCTGAAGGTGCGGATTAAAACCATCAAAACCTCCTGTGGCAGCATCACCCGGACCGTGACCAGGGTCTCATCGGACTCCGAGCCCGGCTCCACCAAGGGCCCACCTGAGCACAGCTCTCAAGAGACCTCTCTGGAGGGCGCCAGCTTCTCAGCATCGGCAGACAAAGAGGAAGGGATCGTGCTGGAGGTGTCCAAGGACAAAATGGAGCTCTCCAGCCCCTTGAAAAGCACGGAGGGGCCAAAAATCGTCAGTGTTCAGCTTGGCAACGGCACCAAGCTCAAAGGGACTGTCCTGCCCGTCTCCACCATCCAGAACGCCAGCAGCGCCATGCTGATCGCCGCCAGTGTGGCTCAGCAGAAATCCATGGTGCTGCCAGCAAAGACAGGTAAGGCTGTGGCCAAGAACATCATCAACCTGGTGCCGCAGACCCTGCCCAAGGCCGACACCAGGACCAGCGTCAGCACCGTGACGCAGACcagcaccatcaccaccacagcCAACCAGAAGGTCAACGGCACCACAGTGGTGATGGTGCAGCCGCAGAAGCCTTCCCCTACCATTGCAGGCACGGTCATTTCCAGGAGCCAGTCCAGCCTCGTGGAAGCCTTTAACAAGATCCTCAACAGTAAGAACCTCTTGCCAACGTACAAACCCAACCTGAACCCCCCGGCCGACGCCAGCCTCACGCTGCCTCCCTTCGGGTACCGCTGCCTGGAGTGCGGCGATGCCTTTGCCCTGGAGAAGAGCTTGGCTCGGCACTACGACCGGCGCAGCATGCGCATCGAGGTCACCTGCAACCACTGCACCAAGCGCCTCGTCTTCTTCAACAAGTGCAGTTTGCTGCTGCACGCCCGCGAGCACAAGGACAAGGGCCTGGTGATGCAGTGCTCCCATCTGGTTATGAGGCCCATCGCTTTGGATCAAATGATCGGGCAGCCGGACATCACCCCCCTGGTCTCAGTGACCTCCTTCCCTGCTGGCAAAGTGACTGGTGTGGCTCAGGACACCTTGGCCACCGCCAACGGGGCTCAGgacctccccatcctgcctctgAGCAACAGCTCGGAGCAGACCAACTACAGCTGCTTCAGGTGCCTGGAGTGCAAAGAGCAATGCAAAGACAAAGCTGGGCTGGCTGCGCACTTCCAGCAGGCAGTGAGCACAGGGACGAGCAGCAGCACG GTTTGCACCACGTGCCCCATGATCATGTCCAATCGCTGCAGCTTCAATGCCCATCAGCGCATCCACAAGAACCGCCCGCCCCACGTCTGCCCCGAGTGTGGGGGGAACTTCCTGCTGGCCAACTTCGAGGCTCACCTCAAGGACGCCTGCCTGCACTTCTCCCGCAGGGTGGGCTACAG GTGCCCCAGCTGCGCCGTGGTCTTCGGTGGGGTCAACTCCATCAAGTCCCACATCCAGACCTCCCACTGCGAGGTGTTCCACAAGTGCCCCATCTGCCCCATGGCATTCAAGTCAGCCCCCAGCGCCCACGCGCACGTCTACACACAGCACCCTGGCTTCAGCAACCAGCAGTCCAA AATGATTTACAAGTGTGCCATGTGCGACACGGTTTTCACCCACAAGCCCCTGCTCTCCTCCCACTTCGACCAGCATCTCCTGAACCAGCGGGTCAGCGTCTTCAAGTGCCCGGACTGCCCGCTGCTCTTCGCCCAGAAGCGCACCATGCTGGAGCACCTGAAG AACACTCACCAGCCCCAGAAGCCCAAGGAGGACCTGGCAAAGAAGGCGTCCATCCTGCTGACACCGAAGCAGGAGCCTCTTGAGACCCCCGTGTCCAAGATGTCGGAGTCGTCGTCGTCCTCCACGGAGGAGGatgaaccccccagctcccctgAGCTGCGCAAGACCAAGCGGAGCCGCTTCCAGCGCAAGACGGTCAACAAGTCCAAGGGCAGCGGGTGGACGTGCGGCGTCTGCCACTCCTGGTTCCCGGAGCGCGATGAGTACGTCTCCCACATGAAGAAGGACCATGGCAAG TCGGTGAAGAAGTTCCCATGCCACCTCTGCGAGCGCTCgttctgctctgctcccagcctccGGAGACACGTGCGAGTGAACCACGAAGGGATCAAGCGCGTCTATCCCTGCCG GTACTGCACAGAGGGCAAGAGGACCTTCAGCAGCCGGCTCATCCTGGAGAAGCACATCCAGGTGCGACACGGGATCAAGGTGACCGACCAGGCAAAGAGCCAGGAGGTTGTTATTGCCCGGATAGGGACTGGCACCATGCAG GCATCCGGTCGGAAGCGGAAGCTGTCCTCGGATGATGGTGATTCCTGCAGCGAGGAGCCCGACAGCACCACCCCCCCCTCCAAAACCTCCAAGGGCGACCGCAAGGCCCCATTGCGGTGCCGCAAGTGCGGGTACCTGGCGAGCAGCTCTGCCGACTTCCAGGAGCACATCCCCCAGCACCGGACTGACGAGAGCTCGCACCAGTGCCGTGAGTGTGGGCTCTGCTTCACCTCCCAGGTGTCCCTCAACCGCCACCGCTTCATCACCCACAAGAAGAAGAAGGGAGCgggggagctggagcagccgGGGCCCCGGAGCCCGCTGGAAGGAGGAGCCCCGCACGCGGGCGATGGGAAGCTCTCCTGCAAGGTGTGCGGCCGCTGCTTCGACAGCCAGCTCAACCTCAAGACCCATTTCCGTACCCACGGCATGGCCTTTATCCGGGCCAGGCAGAACGCGAGCCCCGAGAACTAG